A segment of the Saccharomyces kudriavzevii IFO 1802 strain IFO1802 genome assembly, chromosome: 2 genome:
GATCGTCTAATTCGGAGGACATTTTCCTGCATTGCTGCCTCCATGCATTATTGCCTGGTTGGTCCTTGTATGCCAAATAACCTGCAATAGCAGTGGCAATCAATCTCaatctttccttttttgcaGAACCTAATATTTCCACAGCTTTCGGAATGTCTCCAAAAAATACCGCCCAAGCAGCGGCCTTCTCGTAATGACCATTCTTTATGATTATGTTATATTTGTCCTCATAATCAGATCTGGAAAGATCCCATCCAGAAATGATCAGACAAAGCCTTCTTTGTACATACTTTGGCGAATCAGCAACGTTGGTAACAGGAGAGTTCCGATCTCTATTTTTCCTCCttaatttgatgattttctccatttctttattgagTTGTTTATCAGAAAGAATTGTTTCTTGTCTATATCTATCTTGATTGGATATCCCGTTGATACCATTCCAAATACCAATTACTCCTTCGTAGCCTAAATCAAGATCACCAGAGACCATTGTACCATCGTCAACAGAGGCTTTAGCGATTGCAATCCATCTCCAAGTGTTTCTTATATAAGCATtattttgtaaatttttggaagaatcAATCATCTCAACTGTATTCATTGGGTCCAAGCCGTATCCCAGTGAAGCTCTTGTTCTCATTATCACACATATGTCTTTTTCTAAAAGCTTCTCGGGCTtccaaaataattcaaatCCACGTTTACTGTCGAGAATATCATtaccttcttcattttcctcttcgCTTAATTCAGAATATTCAATCTCGTTATTTTGTTCGTCGTGCTCTGACGGGAAGTAATCTTCGCTAACATCCAAATCTTCgaatgataaattttttaacaCGGTTTTCACATTTTCTAGATTGGACTTTTCGTGCTCATTGGAAACTCTGATCTCATCTATCTCAGCATTTTCGAAATTTGATAATAAAAGGGAGTTTCTATTGTTGAGGATAGCCTTGGAGCATATTTCTGTAATTGGCATTCTGTAAATTGTCCCTGATTGCCTCATGCAAATCAAACTCGTGCCATTATTACCTCGTGGAATATAATCAAAGGTGGCAACCCTATCGTACATCGTATTTGTATCATGTACAGAGGAAACAAATAAGTTTTCAACATTATTtccattattttcatcgtCCTTAACATCTTTATTGTCATTAGCATAATAGCCCAACCTCCATCTTTTGATGGTGTCACCTCTATGTAAAGTTGCAAATTCATTATTTCTAACACATGACCATCTAAAGCAAGAGTTCatgtattttcttgaagctGCACCAGATCcgaccaatttttcaaacgtTAATAAAGGAGATGCTACATTTGAGTCACCAAGTGCGGCTTGGTCGGACAGTTTTCTTCTATCCCAGATAGCTAAGGTCCCATCATCCCCATAGGTGCTAAATTGCCAATCATTAAATGGATTCAGTTTGATGTCATATGTTAAACGTGTCGGATGTTGATAAATTGGATTCGGGGCCCTAACgtcaatttcttttaaaaattttgtaCTTGCAGCCAATATACTTGTATCATTTAAGAATTTTAGGGACAGTATGCTTTCATTTGTGCAGAAACTAAACATTGGATTTATCGTTTCGTGCGAATCATCATGATAATTCATGTCCCAAATTTGCAAAGATGAATCGTGCTTATTTCTATCAAGCCCCATAGCTATAAGTCCGTTTGTATTTATGCCCAGTGAATTTATACACCGCTGCTTTTTGGCTCGTACGCGTATATCATAATTGGTTTCTGATTCCGTATATCCTTGGGTATCTTTAGCATTTGGAATAGAGCCAACCGTATTTTCTGCCTGCGCCGCTTTGCTACCACTAGCATTTGTTATAGAATTGTCGTTATTAGCGTATGAGCCCGCTAAGGCCTGATTTGTAAAGGATGAGAAATTTGACCCAGCTATGTTAAAAATTCTTAAGTACCCGTTCTTTTCACCAACACCAATTATGCCGATTTCCGATTCTGAATAATCCAAGCAGGTGATACTGCCAAAATCCTTCACCGTGCGTAGTTTCATAATAGACTCATCAGATTCATTTTGCGGATCGACTTTATAGTGAGTCACTTCATCTCTTGTAGGGTTCACTGAGAGATAATCAATTAAATTATCATAAGACCAATGGGTCACCTTCTTGATGAGACCCAtgttctattttttttatatttttattatatgtTTCAATTACGGCTGGTTAACTACAACTTTTCCATCATAACCCCAAAGCGTTATACTACCTTGAAATCTGCCATCGCCGTACTACATGATAGGTAAGCTATACCTTTCTAACCTGACATAAATATACAATCAgtattgaatatataatatagTTCAAACAGGCAGTGTTATCTATCTTACAGGTTTGTATACATCACATTTTATCGACAAATGCGCCGCCAAGTAGTCAGTTGTGGGCGCAACTAAGCACGAAATTGCGACGCTCGAATGTATATCCTTTGAGAGCAAACCATATATGCCAGAACtaagatgaagaaaaaagagacaaGGCCTCAGTCATACAAGTTGCGtttcaaatatataaaaCTCTAGAAGAATAATGAAAGCGGCGTAATAGACACAATCGAGAATAATTATGCGTACCATTTGCTTTTCGATATATATTTCTGCTTGCCTATCCCTTCCACCTTTTTCCAGTACGTTGAACATTAGCGTTACGATGCTACTGCATTAGCCCATCGCTTTTCCTAGATTTATGATTACATTACTACCCTTACAACTTTGGAAAGGACTGGGGCCATACTGATAGAAACAAAGGCGGGTGTGTTAGATTATTTTGCTGCTCTGTCTTATCATTCCCTGCTTCTTACGATTTTTTTACTGCTAATACAATCATAGACTACCCCGAACCAAATTCTAGAAGATAGTCAGCTGGATTGGAGTTGTCATCTCCAAACATTAGTTTTGCGTTATCCTCAGCCTCAATCAGATCTCCGGACAAaaattccttcaattcaTCATGGATACTTGCATGTTTCTGTGTGTCGATATTGTCAGCATGATTGCGGTTACTGGCCGAATCATATACTGATGGCTCCCAGTTGTGGAATTCCACCTTAGAATTCGGTTCGTccaatgaagaatttggaACCGACCTAATATCTAtgattctttcttcatgattttcgttattattatttggtCTTGGTCTTGTACTTGCgttgttattattggcAAAAGGGGGCAACGTTGCGACAGagcttttcttgttttccaattctCTTATCTTGTCTAATAGagcttttttcttcctcgaTTGTAGTTCTAAAATTTCAGCCAGGTATTGTAAATATTCAACCGTCCTATCCAAAATGATACCCTTATTTGGTTTTATTTGTTTGCCTAAATCATCGTAATTCAATAAAGATGGTGGTACCAACTGACCGAgttcttttatcttttgttttatcagttctcttcttcttctttccacAGCATTATGAAATTCTCTTTTGCGtctcaatttttcatctgaAGTTAGTCCGGTTAGGACCTTCGGAATACTGCCGGGTCCCATATTCTCAGTCATATTGCTGCTAATTGAAGTGTGCCTCGTTCTAGGCGTGTTTATACTACCGTGCCTAAAggatgatgaaagaaaactcCCTGCGCGAAATGACGAGGATGGGGATCTCACTTTTGGAGAATATGTGGACGAAACGGATGCTGGACCCAAAGTTTGTGGGTTGtaagaaaatgatgaagaatatgTGTTTGGAGTCATCATATCAGAATTGATGCTTGAAGACAAAGAGGAGCTTAAATCATCAGTTAAGTTATACATCGCGTCATCTGTGCCATgctgaaataaaaaatcttGCGGCAACTCAGCTTTTAAGCCTTCCTGTGGCTGCGACGGTGTGTTCATTGCTCTATCCACAGGCGAATCGTAAGACATGGAAAATGATGTCCTCAAGGGAGCCTGCCCTATGGAAGATATAGAATTCTGGGTGACAGGTCTACTGCCTTGGTTTGTTCTGAACACGTCGTCCAGATAAGATGACTGTAGCTCTCCTTCTTCGTATATGGTCGAAGGTGTAGGTGTTCGAGAACTGGGTCTCGCTTGACCGCTCATCAAGTTGTTATTATCGTTGGAGTTGTGGGTATTGATATAAGAAAGCTTTTCATGCTGCTGGGCAGGAGTCTCGCCGCCTGGATAAGCACTTCCCTGCATTTTATAATCTTCATTGTGGTGCGCGGTGGGTGTCACCAACGAGAAATCCAAAGTTTCCTGAAGAATCTTGGTTTGACTCATCAATTCATCCAAAAGACGTTGGTTCTCAGCCTCACTTTCATTGTTGTTCATCATCCCTCACTTCTTTGAGAAACAGGTTTGCTTGACAAAAGATAAGAGTGCCCTATTGTAGGATACTTGTCAATTAACTGGTGTCGGTGCAGTAATTTCGTTATCGCTATCTTCTATCCTGCTCACCTTAGACCGAGCTTTGAATTGTGAAAAAACGCCTTGACAATTCCGTGCGGTTTCTGTTCTCTCTTCTGGCCAAAATGGCGACTATAAGCAAAACCGAATGTACTAACGTAAGTTAATGTCAAAGCTCTTGCCGTTCAGCTGAATTAACACAATTACTGCCTCCATCGTGCACAAGAAAGCTTTTTTAATCACCGTAGCTTTATTATTTCAAGAGTAGCTTGCAAAGAGTCACATCCCGCGGACCGGCCCGCAATCGTGACCCGGCTAAAGTGAGTGTAATGAAGAGGGAGTATTGGTCAGAAAGGTTCTCGtaccaaaaagaagaaagggaGCTGTAGATTGAGTATCCTGGTTGCATTGTAGCGTACATTCAGCTTTAGATCTTCTGAATTGTAAATAATTGCTTTTTCCTACCATTAGTGAAAGGGAAAAAGGGCAAGTGTGTGAATTATGAGCGAAGAACAGCCTCCAGACCAAGTCAACAGCCTCCGTGATTCACTGAGTAGATGGAACCAAACAAGGCAGCAGAACTCTCAGGGTTTCAATGAATCTGCGAAGACACTGTTTTCGAGCTGGGCAGATTCTTTGAATACCAGGGCCCAGGACATATATCAAACACTGCCCGTAAGCAGACAGGATTTGGTGCAAGATCAGGAGCCGTCGTGGTTCCAGTTGTCAAGAACGGAGAGAATGGTACTGTTTGTATGTTTTCTACTTGGGGCAACAGCCTGTTTCACTCTAtgtatctttcttttcccaGTTCTAGCCGCCAAGCCTAGAAAGTTTGGTTTAATATGGACGATGGGGTCATTGCTGTTTGTATTTGCATTTGGGGTGCTAATGGGGCCGGTAGCGTATCTGAAGCATTTGACTGCTAGGGAAAGACTACCTTTTTcgctgtttttttttgccactTGTTTCATGACGATTTACTTTGCAGCATTTTCTAAAAACACCGTGCTGACTATTACTTGTGCCGTTTTGGAGTTGATAGCCGTCATTTATTATGCAATTTCATATTTCCCATTCGGTGCAACGGGATTGAGAATGTTAAGCTCTGCCGGCGTCAATTCCGCAAGAGGTGTTTTGAGTATATAATCAAACATTTACAGTGCATAATAAATGTGTGCCGTGTTGGGTGGATTAGTTGAAAGAATAATacttatactatataaatcagtaaaaaaaactttataACCTAACCTAATAAAATAGCGTGCAATCAGAAGAGGGAACTAAGACACGCAGCTGCTCTATATGTATAACCAGCTTAGGAtgattcaaagaaacaaaacgGAGGCCTCTATTTACTCTTCGTCACTCATCAAAGGTACTACCTCGTCATAACGCGGCGGTTCATTTAATAACTCGTTACCACGAGAAAGCAGTGAATCAGCTGAGCTTGAACTCTTTAttccttcttgttcttcgtcatcttttaCGTGTGATAAAGTAtaatcttttttgaaaaatacgtTGGAAGTTTCGGTATGGTCTTCACCAGGAGCGTTTGGGATTTTGGTGGGAGCATGTGCTTGTGAAGAGCCATTCGTCGGTGAAGAGGTATTGGACCTATTAATGGGTGACGGAGTGCTCAATAATTTATCAAGATTATTGAATCTCGATCTGTCATTTACCGATGTAGCTCTTGCCCTAGCGATTCCCTGGCCGCTGTTGCTTGTAACGAATGCAGAGTTCGAAATGCCGCCACCCATTGCATTAGCATTCGAAATACTGTTGCGGTTAGCGTTTGGTAGGCTGGGATCATCGTTGTATCCCGACGGTCCACTAACCGAAGTAGTTCTGGATAGGTTCAACTGCTGAATAGATAGCAAATCAGGGTCATATGATGCCATGATATTGGGTGATCCCATCGGCGAAACGATGGGAGAAGCTGGTACAGATATGGCTTCTTCGAAAGTAGGCGGGGGAGGGCATGTCATTCCAAAGAAATCGTTGTTTACGCTTAAAGAAGTGCGGTTATTTTCGCCTTCCATTGTGGCCATATCATAGGTAGGTAATTCCATGTTACCGCTGTTGCATAGTTCAGATACCAAGAATATAGGTGTATCAATGAGTACTTCATAATGCCTTAGTTTGGATGGACTTTCAGGATCAGGTTTGCTTATCCTTAGCATAATTTCCAGCTTATGTCTACAGTAAACATTACTGAAATGTAAACTGTCCAAATACAAACCTCTCTTTGGCATGTTTAATCTGGTATGCGTTTTTATGGGCAGTCCAGAATtagatttgatttttgttaCATGAAATTTTGGATCATAAATGGGTTTTTCACCTTCGTCATGGTTTTTTGGGCTCTTATGACCGGATAGAAAGCCTATTACACTGGGACGACGATGAGAGGGTCCACTAGCAGCAGCATGTTCCGGATTGGGGATACTTGTGTATGCATCGATCCCATAGGGTGGTATTATCTTCGCGGTTCTTTTATCCAAATCTTCATATTTGGGAAAGCTTAATTGTGTTTCAATAATTATTGGCTCAGTGATGCCAagcttttccttttgattGCCCTTAGAATTACTGTCGTCGTCGATAGGACTATAAGATAAAAGATTatcattgaaagaattctCTACAATTTCTTCCCTTAGGGCTCTTGAgcctttttcctttgttctgatttcaaataatgatacacttctttcctttcttctCTTAGAGGCAAAATCTAAATAATAGGGATTGTAAGGATCTTTGGCCACGGGATCTGTTTGATCGTATTCATATTCATAGCCTTTACTAACAAAAGTAATTCTCTCAGTGATACTTACATGAATACGCTTGACACAAACATTTTTACAAATTGGCGCCAATTTAATCTTAATCGGAACTTCGCTATCTAGTGACACGTATTTCTGGGCGAAAGATATTTCGTATGACAAAGAATCTGTCCAAACTCTATTAATATAAATTGGTTTGTTTGCAGTGGATACTGCTACGGGTGGTGGAGTTCTAATAACTCTGATAGGATATTCTG
Coding sequences within it:
- the RTG3 gene encoding Rtg3p (similar to Saccharomyces cerevisiae RTG3 (YBL103C); ancestral locus Anc_7.438), whose amino-acid sequence is MMNNNESEAENQRLLDELMSQTKILQETLDFSLVTPTAHHNEDYKMQGSAYPGGETPAQQHEKLSYINTHNSNDNNNLMSGQARPSSRTPTPSTIYEEGELQSSYLDDVFRTNQGSRPVTQNSISSIGQAPLRTSFSMSYDSPVDRAMNTPSQPQEGLKAELPQDFLFQHGTDDAMYNLTDDLSSSLSSSINSDMMTPNTYSSSFSYNPQTLGPASVSSTYSPKVRSPSSSFRAGSFLSSSFRHGSINTPRTRHTSISSNMTENMGPGSIPKVLTGLTSDEKLRRKREFHNAVERRRRELIKQKIKELGQLVPPSLLNYDDLGKQIKPNKGIILDRTVEYLQYLAEILELQSRKKKALLDKIRELENKKSSVATLPPFANNNNASTRPRPNNNNENHEERIIDIRSVPNSSLDEPNSKVEFHNWEPSVYDSASNRNHADNIDTQKHASIHDELKEFLSGDLIEAEDNAKLMFGDDNSNPADYLLEFGSG
- the ECM21 gene encoding Ecm21p (similar to Saccharomyces cerevisiae ECM21 (YBL101C) and CSR2 (YPR030W); ancestral locus Anc_7.436) yields the protein MPFITSRPAAKNPSHSLSETDLSQPRKQPSQTSPTKKSGSMQQRRRSSTIRHALSSFLGSAVSTNPTKNGTTNGNIRGSNTDAQLLGKKQSKQRPQETRRHSTTAISGPISDNTTTTPRSSTSDTNRRALGRSSVDQDTRTPGGRYSQIEEDSAVLDFDDDHNSSAVASSDLSSASNLRLANSKKLNEQFLSEYLTARGLLSPKTVLSNEYLNVSISTSGESVFLPTVSSNDDEYLARLNGLNDGTDDAEEDIFLDGVDQQGNNIHSPTMTAAARSDEGTNANRDTLLRENISEDHTNTTSDPNSRSIEIDGSMVSYSIAVILSVKKPTQFTGMQLELCSRVKVFWNTGVPPTKTFNEEFYNAASMKWNLDNENFNLFVPLSISPDDQMIENNNNDRQIRLFKNIPTEERLYLDKTKTRYTLLNTIDVKKNYLYQPGDYVFLVPVVFSNHIPETIYLPSARVSYRLKLATKAINKKGFYHQDSNSPHSIVSPDSSSSLSSTTSSLKLTETESAQAHKKISNTLFSKVKNHLHMNSHQLKNEESTEEEIFAEYPIRVIRTPPPVAVSTANKPIYINRVWTDSLSYEISFAQKYVSLDSEVPIKIKLAPICKNVCVKRIHVSITERITFVSKGYEYEYDQTDPVAKDPYNPYYLDFASKRRKERSVSLFEIRTKEKGSRALREEIVENSFNDNLLSYSPIDDDSNSKGNQKEKLGITEPIIIETQLSFPKYEDLDKRTAKIIPPYGIDAYTSIPNPEHAAASGPSHRRPSVIGFLSGHKSPKNHDEGEKPIYDPKFHVTKIKSNSGLPIKTHTRLNMPKRGLYLDSLHFSNVYCRHKLEIMLRISKPDPESPSKLRHYEVLIDTPIFLVSELCNSGNMELPTYDMATMEGENNRTSLSVNNDFFGMTCPPPPTFEEAISVPASPIVSPMGSPNIMASYDPDLLSIQQLNLSRTTSVSGPSGYNDDPSLPNANRNSISNANAMGGGISNSAFVTSNSGQGIARARATSVNDRSRFNNLDKLLSTPSPINRSNTSSPTNGSSQAHAPTKIPNAPGEDHTETSNVFFKKDYTLSHVKDDEEQEGIKSSSSADSLLSRGNELLNEPPRYDEVVPLMSDEE
- the SEA4 gene encoding Sea4p (similar to Saccharomyces cerevisiae SEA4 (YBL104C); ancestral locus Anc_7.440), with translation MGLIKKVTHWSYDNLIDYLSVNPTRDEVTHYKVDPQNESDESIMKLRTVKDFGSITCLDYSESEIGIIGVGEKNGYLRIFNIAGSNFSSFTNQALAGSYANNDNSITNASGSKAAQAENTVGSIPNAKDTQGYTESETNYDIRVRAKKQRCINSLGINTNGLIAMGLDRNKHDSSLQIWDMNYHDDSHETINPMFSFCTNESILSLKFLNDTSILAASTKFLKEIDVRAPNPIYQHPTRLTYDIKLNPFNDWQFSTYGDDGTLAIWDRRKLSDQAALGDSNVASPLLTFEKLVGSGAASRKYMNSCFRWSCVRNNEFATLHRGDTIKRWRLGYYANDNKDVKDDENNGNNVENLFVSSVHDTNTMYDRVATFDYIPRGNNGTSLICMRQSGTIYRMPITEICSKAILNNRNSLLLSNFENAEIDEIRVSNEHEKSNLENVKTVLKNLSFEDLDVSEDYFPSEHDEQNNEIEYSELSEEENEEGNDILDSKRGFELFWKPEKLLEKDICVIMRTRASLGYGLDPMNTVEMIDSSKNLQNNAYIRNTWRWIAIAKASVDDGTMVSGDLDLGYEGVIGIWNGINGISNQDRYRQETILSDKQLNKEMEKIIKLRRKNRDRNSPVTNVADSPKYVQRRLCLIISGWDLSRSDYEDKYNIIIKNGHYEKAAAWAVFFGDIPKAVEILGSAKKERLRLIATAIAGYLAYKDQPGNNAWRQQCRKMSSELDDPYLRVIFAFIADNDWWDILYEPAISLRERLGVALRFLNDTDLSTFLERTSSTVIENGELEGLILTGITPNGIDLLQSYVNKTSDVQSAALISIFGSPRYFRDQRVDEWIQTYRDMLKSWEFFSMRARFDVLRSKLSRTKTGVLTADIKPRQIYIQCQNCKQNINTPRTSPPSSSTSTNDGNYRNGETYRRTNSDYKKFNNGSFETPTADEKPRHKYCCPHCGSSFPRCAICLMPLGTSNLPFVINGTQQRDAIRSEDFQDDANRELVSRKLKLNEWFSFCLSCNHGMHAGHAEEWFDRHNVCPTPGCTCQCNK
- the SFT2 gene encoding Sft2p (similar to Saccharomyces cerevisiae SFT2 (YBL102W); ancestral locus Anc_7.437) translates to MSEEQPPDQVNSLRDSLSRWNQTRQQNSQGFNESAKTLFSSWADSLNTRAQDIYQTLPVSRQDLVQDQEPSWFQLSRTERMVLFVCFLLGATACFTLCIFLFPVLAAKPRKFGLIWTMGSLLFVFAFGVLMGPVAYLKHLTARERLPFSLFFFATCFMTIYFAAFSKNTVLTITCAVLELIAVIYYAISYFPFGATGLRMLSSAGVNSARGVLSI